aaaacaataaaaaaaatatattgtaagaAATCTTGATCTaacttttttagttattttctctctcctcaaaGCTTTATTACTTactgttttatttctttttatttttatactaacaCAACATAAGTGGTCCATTTTATCTTATAACTTTTATGTTAGGCATGATATAATTAGTAAATGATAGATCATTTgcatatgttttaaaaaaatatctaaaaaataaacaaagtcaacatatattaaaatttgtgAATGAGTTTGAGACTAATgctgaagaaaacaaaactttaaaaaataataaaataaaaccctcaatcaataaaatatttataaaatatttaaagatgaaattaaaaaaaaaatacaataaaaaaaaattaaaagtaaataataacaaaaaaaaatgaagaccaactttaatataaaaaatttaaatcaaatgttaagagataaaattaaaaacaaatcttaattacaaaaaggataaaaaaacaataaaaaaattaggatcaaattttatataaaaataaataataaaggatataattaaaaaaatcaataaaaacaaaaaaaaaaacaaaaaaaattataatctaaataataaaaattaaattgaaaaaaaaaaaaacaaaactccttTATCTAACCACTGAAAAGATACTTCCGATATAACCGCAGAAGACGGTGTTTTGTCATCATACAGTAATATCTCATGACTCATTTATTGTCTAAAGATGGCAAAGACTCTCCATTTGCGCCATGTCATCATACAATATCTGATGTATTGTCTAAAGATGGCAAAGACTCTCCGGCGCGTGTGTAGCACATGTAACAATATTACAcatttgttaaataataaacGTTTCGAAACACATTTCCAAAGGCTTAGTTACTGAAAActagggaggaaaaaaaaaaaaactaatagagagagagagagtctagAGCCTCTCATAAACCCCCTCCAAAATCCTAGCATAGCCATGGCGCAACGACTACTCCGCCTCCGTCGAACCCTAACCCCTCTCTCTTCAACTCGGCAACGGAGCCCCTCTCTCCCCGCCCCTATGGCAATCGCACCACCTGCCGCACAGACGCCCCCAATCATTTCTCAATGGCGGGGATTCTCGGGAAAGAGAGTGTCGATGACGTCGACGGCTGCAATAGCAGAGAAACAGTACTGGGTATACGAGAATTTAGGCGAAATCACTGAGAACAAAACTCTGTTCGAAGGCTGCGCTTACAATTACTGGCTGGTGACTGTTGATTTCCCCAAAGAAGAACCCAAACCCTCGCCTCGAGAAATGATCGCTGCTTATGAACGCATCTGTGCCCAGGGACTCAACAGCaggtttcattttttatatttttttataattttttagtttaattttaatggcGTAATGTGTTTTCAGTATTGAGGAGGCGAAGAAGAGAATATATGCTTGTAGCACAACTACTTTTCAAGGGTTTCAGGTTTTGATGACGGAACAAGAGTCCGAAAAGTTTAGAGGTAGTGTTAGCTTTTAGTCACCGTCTCTAGACAGAAGAGACAATGGGACAATGGagaccttttttctttctattttgaaagtATACAATTTCACTCCAAAACTAGCTATAGAAGAGCTGTCTCCGTCCCCAtcaatcaaacacattaaaatcactTTTGTATCTGCCCCTTCTGTCAAACGCAACCACATATGATGATGGTTTCTTGCATTCTGAATTTCCATCTGTTTTTGTgcattgttattgttgttgtcctGAATGCTTGCTGACTGACTTTCTCTAAACAGACGTTCCGAGGGTTGTTTTTGTATTACCAGATTCTCCCGGAAACAAGGAATATGAAGGTCATTTTTGTCTCCTTGTGATTGAAATTTCTTCATTCAATTTCATTGTTGAAATGCGTTGTAGTATATGGTCTATTATTCTACTCTTTTAAGGTAGTGTTATGGCTGTTACACAATTAGTTAAAAGCAAGTCTGATAGTGGTTCATTCAACTGGTGAATTAAAATCATTTGATGTCCTTTGCAGGAGACGAGTATGAACATAGAATGATCACTCCGGGACCAACCACAGTTCAATTTCAGAGAGGGGGAGAAAGATGCCGTGACCAGGGTAGAATTCCACCTAGATTTGACCAGCGAGATAGTCCAATTCCAAATAATCAAGGGCTGCAACCCCAGAATAGTCAGCAAGGACGAATGCCAGGAGGTGGTGGTAACTACGGGTCTCAACAAAATGGTCCACCACAGCAAAATCATGGTCCTCCAGGGCCAGGAGGAAGGATGCCGATGAACAATAGGGATTATGCCCCTGGAGGAAGGAACATGTATCCAGGACAAGAAGGAAATCATGATCCCCCAGGACAGCAAGGTTACAACCATGGACAGCAGCGAAATCATTACCCCCCAGGAGGTGGTGGAAATCATGACCCCCCAGGACAGCAAGGTTACAACCATGGACAGCAGCGAAATCATTACCCCCAAGGACAAGGTTACAACCAAGGACAGCAGGGAAATCATTATGCCCCAGACCAAAGGAGCTTTCCACAAGGAGATTGGAGGGATCATGGACCTCCTGGGCAAAGAGATTATAAGGGAGACAACTGGAATTATTCTCCCACCCATGGTGGAAACTATGGGCAAGGTGGAATTCCACCAAGATTTGACCAGCGAGAAAGTCCAATTCCAAATTATCACGGGCTGCAACCCCAGTATAGTCAGCAAGGGTGTATGCAAGGAGGTGGTAGTGCAGCCCAGTATAGTCAGCAAGGGTGTATGCACGGAGGTGGTAGTAACTACGGATCTCAACAAAATGGTTCACCACAGCAAAATCATGGTCCTCCAGGGCTAGGAGGAAGGATGCTGATGAACAATAGGGATTATGCCCCTGGAGGAAGGAACATGTATCCAGGACAGCAAGGAAATCATGATCCCCCAGGACAGCAAGGTTACAACGAAGGAGAGCAAGTAGGTGGTAGTAACTACAGGTCTCAACAAAATGGTCCACCACAGCAAAATCATGGTCCTCCAGGGCTAGGAGGAAGGATGCTGATGAACAATAGGGATTATGCCCCTGGAGGAAGGAACATGTATCCAGGACAGCAAGGAAATCATGATCCCCCAGGACAGCAAGGTTACAACGAAGGAGAGCAAGTAGGTGGTAGTAACTACAGGTCTCAACAAAATGGTCCACCACAGCAAAATCATGGTCCTCCAGGGCGAGGAAGGATGCCGATGAACAATAGGGATCATGCCCCTGGGGAAAGGAACACATATCCAGGACAGCACGGAAATCGTGATCCCCCAGGACAACAAGGTTACAACCAAGGAGAGCAGAGAAGTCATTACCCCCCAGGACAGCAAGGGTACAACCCAGAACAGCAGGGAAATCATTATCCCCCAGGACAAGGTTATAACCAAGGACGGCAGGGAAATCATTACCCCCCAGGACAGCAAGGTTACTTCCAAAGACAGCAGGGAAATCATTATGACCCAGACCAAAGGAGCTTTACACAAGGAGATAGGAGGGATCATGAATCTCCTGGTCAAAGAGATTACAGGGGAGACAACCGGAATTATTCTCCCACCCATGGTGGTAACTATGGGCAAGGTGGAAATAGTAGCTATGGACAACGTAACCCAGGTGAATGTCAGAGGTCTGCACAAATGGAGCAGATGGGCATGCAAGGAGAGCAAGGGAACTATGCACCATTGGGACCACCAGGGTGGTCAAACCAAGTAAGGCACACCCCCCATTAAGTGAATGAACGgaacttttctctctctcagttTTTAGATTATCCATAGATGGTTTCATAGTGCAGGTGAGGACGAAGAATGGTTTACTGACcttgcatgcatgcatgactTGTAGATTTGTTTATCGGAAGATAGATTAAAATGTCATCTTGTGTAGCTAGGTTAGCCCCTGACTGCTTACAAGTTAGATTACTGGGAAGTTTTATCATCAAGAGTTTAGTGGTTACTATTCTTCAATTACCAATAGATCTCCTGGGAAACTCTGCGTGCTTGAAAGTGAAGTACACTGATGAAATGTGAGGAGAAGAAGCTGAACACCATCAGTTTTTGTGAAAATGTACAGCTTTAAGAAAGAGTTGATTCCTTTTTGCCCTGCACCATATCATCTTATTTCTCTCGTCTTTATTGGGTTGTGCATGGAAGATACTGAGAAGACTGATGGTTCTCTGAGGTGGAAGTAAGAATGGACTTGTAATTcactttcatctttcaattttcattCTCACGAGACACATGAAATGAATTGTCGATGACTGGTTTGGTGAACAGGCTTGCCTTCATGAGACTAGGAAAGTAGGAAAGCGGTATTTTTCCCATCTATTTAACTGCTTGAGCTTTTTAGCGAGGTTGCTTGGTCATGGCATATCTTCTACCACAAGCGTGCAATCTGTCATCTGTGTTTCAACTTTTTCCTGCCTTTTAATAGAAGCTACTACGGAGGGGTATATGTTGTGGAAAGGATTCCTAGCTAATTTATAACAAAAGACGAAAAGGCTTCAACATTATGCATATGTTTTCCAACAAATATATGAATGGATAAATCATATAGTGATGAGTTGTGAACgctaattaaaaaggaaagcgAGGAATTGATATtcattgtaaaaacaaaagataattaCATGTATAACTACTTGACTTGGTGAcgagtaattgttttttgtatggCAGTAAAAATTGATATTCGAAAGAAAGGTAATTcaggataaaaatattatttttttcaaaattctcattttttattaatgttttttttcttcaaaaaaatctcttttattaGCAAGCAAAATGGTTTCTTCAATATAGATAATTAATATAGGATTAGagattcttttaaaaatgtatatctctaattaaaaattcatttttttattcgtatgtttttttttataaaaaaacttttaaagtaTAATCTTTGATGTAATTGACATTTTCTTATTTCTCATGAGCATCTGTTcgtcggaaaaaaaaatttacaataaaaaaaaagtggctTTAGTTAAAGGAGGGATAGAAACTTTTAAATAAAGGTAAGGTTGGGAAGATATAGGATTGTCTTGTGCgtataaaagaaaacaagagggtgttttttttttaatgcagtcCAACATTATACACATGAGTTTATCACTTTTTAActcataatttatatttacatgaattattttttaatttttttatatgaaatattaaaattttaaatattatttttttaaaatttttccgaGTTGATTTAGGATCCAACTCTTTAGTTGGTTTTGATAACTATGTTtacaatattagaaaagtttcaatatttcttcaaagatttatttatttttttgttttttataaaaaaattcatttatcaaatattaatataatttctttaaaaataatttaagaaggTATTGATCTTTTTTCATTcctataagattttatttaaaaaaaatattgttttttttcttaaccattttcaaaattttaattttaattatcttatattttaatgcattttaatCTAATCgggttaaattgaataaatttgaaaaacataagGTGGCCAAATCTTTTTCTCAAATCCTCATTTTCCTAGATAATACAAATAGAAAGGtaattttaagggtttttttttccttctaaaatgAATAGAACGGTTCTTGAAAATATGAGACAGGGATCAccactttattttatttgaaaaaggaaaagtagaaaaattattttactaaaaaaaatcttcaacagatgacaatgataaaaaaaatatatgacgacttttttttttaaaaaaggagcATGAGTGTAAACCCCATATTAAAATTTTCTGAgtttgtaaatattaaaatcctaatttgaaaataaaatgaaattgaaagatttttatattaataataaaatggataaaaacaattgtgttaaattaaaaattagttggGTTGACGAGATGAAATACTCGGTGAAacgaaaaacatttaattattaaaaggagaggcaatatttttcttaagagGTCGAGAAGGTGAGTCTATAAGCACCGATGACCTCCTTTGGAAGCCAATAGTGGCCGGCTGTTCAAAGAAGGagagaggattttttttttttcaaatttcttcaatattcTACCCAAATTCACATCTCCATACAAGAATAAAAGGGGTAAGAAGGGATTAGGAAGATATTAGGCtaggaaaaacaatgaaaatctaGAGGATTTTGACATGGAAAGTGGTGGGTTTGAGAGGAAAATTTAGGAGGGGAGGAAAACTTGTTttcatcacttttttttcttcaaacgaTTGTGTTTAAGAGGTGAGAAGTTtgaatttaaactttaattatatgtatattatgtgataatatatttttattagaaaatgcaTTATGGAATGTGGGtttgaataaataattgattaaatgCTTAATGTAGTGAGAGAGTTTAGCTCTGCAAGCAACACTCTTAGAACTAGTACTGGGCGGCGAGGGCTGCCTGCCGCGATGTGTGTCATGGCGACAATGGAACACCAGTGAGAGCCAAAAcaattgatgaattgatttgaattcttCCCCAATTTCACTCTATCCTCGTGCCATAACGACAACAACCCCCTTCACAACGAACATCAACATCTTTTTCGGTttgcagtgtttttttttttttaatttcaattatatctgTTAGtttattagaattataatttttttcagtttattttttacagGGTTATTCTAGAATCATAATCCAGATTACaagtttgataagttaacttgagttttttttttaattaatttttttaattttattttttaatattagatttattgagaattagactttgtgatttttttagtatcctttctataaagttatcattaTCTCATGATTCGAGTTACAGGTTTAGTGGGTTAACCTTagttgacttgagttgttttgttttatatcgatttttttttaattttatcttttaacacttgattgattgagaaatgaattcataatttgtttcaatttgatttttattaggcTATCCTGGTTTCATGATCTGAATTACGAGTTTGATAGATTAATCCGGATTTGATGACGAATACATGGTCATGGGATCAGCAAACGTTAACAAGATATCCTTGGATGGTTCAAGGGATACAGAAATTGCTATGGGGGCTTACCAACCAACATACACATGGGCAAGAAAAAGTTCTCGTCCACATGGACAGGTTTGAAACTTCAGCTGCCACAAAATGTGCCCTAGTGAAGCTGGAGTTAAATCTTCTGTTATCATTGACTCACAGTTGGAGCTAGTATAGTTAATTATTCGATCATAAAGAACAGTAGATTAAATACAAAGGAAACATTTCAAGCCAGTTTTCATACCCTCATCGTTGATTACTTGACTGCAGGTATATGGTTACCGGATGTCTCTTTGGGCAGAGCATCTAGGCAACCTCGAGGAAGCTTTCGGCGAGCCTCAACACCTTGAATGCATGAAACGAGTGAGAAAGATTTCCAGACACAACTGGAAAGCATATGTTTCCGAGGAGGGTAAAGAAATGAGAGGACACTTGCTACAATATCCAATTCAAGTGAGCAGAAGTGGAAAAGTGAGCGCATTGCCAGGTCATGAAACATTTCCTGATGTTGGTGGCAAAGTTCTTGGATCACCCACCACCCTTCCTGATGTTCTAACAACGTAAATTCAGCTAAAGCTTTCACGCTATGGAGTTCACCATGTATAACTTCATCTGAGCTGCTTCTTGTTGCACAAAATAGTGGGGATCCTGTAGGCACAACATTGTTGAAACATCGAACATGTACACAAAAGGTTGTGACTTATTCAAACACACAGAGCTAGTGGTAGGTTTGATGATGTTTCATGGCAATGTTGCAAGAGGTTTACAAGAATTTGGTaccattatttattaaattaaaataattatgtgcTTGATTGTAATACTGATCTTGAACAGGAAGAGGGGTCAATTCGTTAGTATTGTagttcaagattttttaattaaaaatatattaaaataatattatttttaattatttttttatttttaatattaccatattaaaatcatctaaaatacataaatttaaagtaaaaaaaattcagaactattaaaatgaaaaaggtttattctaattatttcttcttcttttttgaattttgtctaatattttattttacattcgtcaaaaatctaaataaacaataatttaactagtgaaatgaaataaaataaggaaatataaattaaaaaagcaaaatagcAAGGGGCATGCCCATTCCGGCTACTCCCCTGCATCTTTTAACCGAAAGTAAATCAAACGtgtaaaagatatatattaattaaatgagGGCTACAGCACAATGAGGACCGCATAGCGCAGTGGATTAGCGCGTCTGACTTCGGATCAGAAGGTCGTGGGTTCGACTCCCACTGTGGTCGGTTAAACTACTGCGACTCAGCctcttttcttcaatttttgtgAGCCATCTATCAGTCTCAGAcaataattcaaatattttctttcataattataatgtgcgaaaatttctctttttttttcttgatttttatgagCCATGATTAagttttcagaattattttaatgttaggTGTATCAAAAACTTCATCCCAGCAATATAACCTGAGTTtctcattaaaaagaaaataaagagttaGTTGCTAAGCCACCACCACATACGCAGTTTGAGTCCATGTACTGACATATGCATTGtactcattaattattttttaaataatattttttatttattcaattacctaattacccttaaaacaacccaatcataacaaaaaaactataatgaaaatataaaaaagcctTGAATATTAGtttagtaatttttgtttttaggataattcaattattttattatgttcaaaaaaataaaaataaaatctctagatgcaattttttttaaaataattaaattattttactatactaaaaattacaagaaaaccaatttatttctgattaatatgataataacaatagaTTCATTCTAGCGAGTAGAACATTTTACCTTCAATGACCAGCTCATTATTTTTGTCTAGGACAGACAAATTCATCGTTACACTGTAACGATCAATGCTAAACAGTGaggtgtgtgcgtgtgtgtgtgtgtgtgtcgtGGAGGGGTATATTGGTCATTAGATAGAGAAGAAGGGAGTCGCGGGCGTGTAATCGGGGACTCTAAATCCCAGCAAAGCAAGCAGGTATAAAAAGGAGTAGAGTATTTCATTCCATTCCATCACTATCGAGGCAAAGCAGTGTAGCGGGAGACCTAATAAGCTGCTTAACAGTCACAGAAAGACATTCATAACGCAGATAGGTTAGAGATTATGGTGAGTCATCTCTATTTTTTCTCGTGATTGTAATTAAAAGGTTAATGATAATGATATGATTTAGGGTTTATGAATAATGGGGGTTTTTGGGTGCAGTTGTTCTTTTCGTATTTCAAGGATTTGGTAGGGAAAGAAGTGACGGTAGAGCTGAAGAATGATTTGGCAATTAGAGGAACTCTTCACTCTGTCGATCAATACCTCAACATCAAGCTCGAGAACACCCGCGTTGTCGATCAAGACAAGTACCCTCACATGGTACTCTACTCCTGTTCTCTTAAACCCTAATAATTTCccaatcatgtttttttctttttattattattattccattTTTAACTGTAATTACCTTCCCCTAAGTTACCAAGCTCGCAATGTAATGTAATTGACTGAAAGCTTGGTATGGATATTTTTTTGTACAGGAATTAAAGTCAAAATTATTAGGTCATTTTGATGACCTTTTCTTGcaaaaagtaaattattcttatattgGTGCAGTTCTATTTTGTAGCTGACATTTTGGGATATATAGTAGCCTGCTTATGAGCCAACCCTTAAATTTCAACCACATACATAAAGCTATTTGGTGGGTTTAATCATATTGTTCTTTTCGTCATCAAGTGACCCTTGGCTTCCGATTCGTAGAGCTTAAATTCTTTACGGACTTTTGCAATCTTAGCTCATTGTCTGGATCAGCTGTGTCCAAACTAAGGCTTTTTATTAAACACTCTTAAGATATTTTGATATGTAAAATCAACAATAGAA
The DNA window shown above is from Populus trichocarpa isolate Nisqually-1 chromosome 4, P.trichocarpa_v4.1, whole genome shotgun sequence and carries:
- the LOC18098273 gene encoding multiple organellar RNA editing factor 4, mitochondrial isoform X24 encodes the protein MAQRLLRLRRALTPFSSTRQRPPLSTPIAIAPPAAQTPPIISQWRGFSGTRVSMMSTTGLAEKQYKVYEDGEEIVKNTILFEGNEYIHWLVTVDFPKEPKPSPEEMVAAFERICAQGLNISIEEAKKRMYACSTTIYQGFQVSITHQEAEKFRGVPGAVFVSPDSRVKKENGGDKYKNAVITPRPPPVQFQRGGERRRDPGRIPPRFDQPESPIPNHQGPQPQYSQQGHMQGGGSNYGSQQNRPPQKNHGPPGLGGTVPMNNRDYATGGRNTYPGQQGNHDPPGQQGYNQGQQGNHYDPDQRSFPQGDWRRDHGSPGQRDYRGDNWNYSPTHGGNYGQGGNTSYGQRHPGEGQRSAQMELRGMQGEQGNYAPMGQPGWSNQYSQQGHMQGGGSCYGSPQNGPSQQDHGPPVLGGRMPMNNRDYAPGGRNMYPGQQGNHDPPGQQGYNHGQQRNHYPQGQGYNQGQQGNHYAPDQRSFPQGDWRDHGPPGQRDYKGDNWNYSPTHGGNYGQGGIPPRFDQRESPIPNYHGLQPQYSQQGCMQGGGSAAQYSQQGCMHGGGSNYGSQQNGSPQQNHGPPGLGGRMLMNNRDYAPGGRNMYPGQQGNHDPPGQQGYNEGEQVGGSNYRSQQNGPPQQNHGPPGLGGRMLMNNRDYAPGGRNMYPGQQGNHDPPGQQGYNEGEQVGGSNYRSQQNGPPQQNHGPPGRGRMPMNNRDHAPGERNTYPGQHGNRDPPGQQGYNQGEQRSHYPPGQQGYNPEQQGNHYPPGQGYNQGRQGNHYPPGQQGYFQRQQGNHYDPDQRSFTQGDRRDHESPGQRDYRGDNRNYSPTHGGNYGQGGNSSYGQRNPGECQRSAQMEQMGMQGEQGNYAPLGPPGWSNQVRTKNGLLTLHACMTCRFVYRKID
- the LOC18098273 gene encoding multiple organellar RNA editing factor 4, mitochondrial isoform X18, which encodes MAQRLLRLRRALTPFSSTRQRPPLSTPIAIAPPAAQTPPIISQWRGFSGTRVSMMSTTGLAEKQYKVYEDGEEIVKNTILFEGNEYIHWLVTVDFPKEPKPSPEEMVAAFERICAQGLNISIEEAKKRMYACSTTIYQGFQVSITHQEAEKFRGVPGAVFVSPDSRVKKENGGDKYKNAVITPRPPPVQFQRGGERRRDPGRIPPRFDQPESPIPNHQGPQPQYSQQGHMQGGGSNYGSQQNRPPQKNHGPPGLGGTVPMNNRDYATGGRNTYPGQQGNHDPPGQQGYNQGQQGNHYDPDQRSFPQGDWRRDHGSPGQRDYRGDNWNYSPTHGGNYGQGGNTSYGQRHPGEGQRSAQMELRGMQGEQGNYAPMGQPGWSNQYSQQGHMQGGGSCYGSPQNGPSQQDHGPPVLGGRMPMNNRDYAPGGRNMYPGQQGNHDPPGQQGYNHGQQRNHYPPGGGGNHDPPGQQGYNHGQQRNHYPQGQGYNQGQQGNHYAPDQRSFPQGDWRDHGPPGQRDYKGDNWNYSPTHGGNYGQGGIPPRFDQRESPIPNYHGLQPQYSQQGCMQGGGSAAQYSQQGCMHGGGSNYGSQQNGSPQQNHGPPGLGGRMLMNNRDYAPGGRNMYPGQQGNHDPPGQQGYNEGEQVGGSNYRSQQNGPPQQNHGPPGLGGRMLMNNRDYAPGGRNMYPGQQGNHDPPGQQGYNEGEQVGGSNYRSQQNGPPQQNHGPPGRGRMPMNNRDHAPGERNTYPGQHGNRDPPGQQGYNQGEQRSHYPPGQQGYNPEQQGNHYPPGQGYNQGRQGNHYPPGQQGYFQRQQGNHYDPDQRSFTQGDRRDHESPGQRDYRGDNRNYSPTHGGNYGQGGNSSYGQRNPGECQRSAQMEQMGMQGEQGNYAPLGPPGWSNQVRTKNGLLTLHACMTCRFVYRKID
- the LOC18098273 gene encoding uncharacterized protein LOC18098273 isoform X23, yielding MAQRLLRLRRALTPFSSTRQRPPLSTPIAIAPPAAQTPPIISQWRGFSGTRVSMMSTTGLAEKQYKVYEDGEEIVKNTILFEGNEYIHWLVTVDFPKEPKPSPEEMVAAFERICAQGLNISIEEAKKRMYACSTTIYQGFQVSITHQEAEKFRGVPGAVFVSPDSRVKKENGGDKYKNAVITPRPPPVQFQRGGERRRDPGRIPPRFDQPESPIPNHQGPQPQYSQQGHMQGGGSNYGSQQNRPPQKNHGPPGLGGTVPMNNRDYATGGRNTYPGQQGNHDPPGQQGYNQGQQGNHYDPDQRSFPQGDWRRDHGSPGQRDYRGDNWNYSPTHGGNYGQGGNTSYGQRHPGEGQRSAQMELRGMQGEQGNYAPMGQPGWSNQYSQQGHMQGGGSCYGSPQNGPSQQDHGPPVLGGRMPMNNRDYAPGGRNMYPGQQGNHDPPGQQGYNHGQQRNHYPPGGGGNHDPPGQQGYNQGQQGNHYAPDQRSFPQGDWRDHGPPGQRDYKGDNWNYSPTHGGNYGQGGIPPRFDQRESPIPNYHGLQPQYSQQGCMQGGGSAAQYSQQGCMHGGGSNYGSQQNGSPQQNHGPPGLGGRMLMNNRDYAPGGRNMYPGQQGNHDPPGQQGYNEGEQVGGSNYRSQQNGPPQQNHGPPGLGGRMLMNNRDYAPGGRNMYPGQQGNHDPPGQQGYNEGEQVGGSNYRSQQNGPPQQNHGPPGRGRMPMNNRDHAPGERNTYPGQHGNRDPPGQQGYNQGEQRSHYPPGQQGYNPEQQGNHYPPGQGYNQGRQGNHYPPGQQGYFQRQQGNHYDPDQRSFTQGDRRDHESPGQRDYRGDNRNYSPTHGGNYGQGGNSSYGQRNPGECQRSAQMEQMGMQGEQGNYAPLGPPGWSNQVRTKNGLLTLHACMTCRFVYRKID
- the LOC18098277 gene encoding phospholipase D gamma 1, whose protein sequence is MVMGSANVNKISLDGSRDTEIAMGAYQPTYTWARKSSRPHGQVYGYRMSLWAEHLGNLEEAFGEPQHLECMKRVRKISRHNWKAYVSEEGKEMRGHLLQYPIQVSRSGKVSALPGHETFPDVGGKVLGSPTTLPDVLTT
- the LOC18098278 gene encoding sm-like protein LSM2; translated protein: MLFFSYFKDLVGKEVTVELKNDLAIRGTLHSVDQYLNIKLENTRVVDQDKYPHMLSVRNCFIRGSVVRYVQLPPEGVDVDLLHDATRREARGG